GCCCGCCGCCGAGCTGCCGGTCGCCCGGGTGTGCGTCGACCTGCCGCCCGCCCACCTGGACCGGCCGTTCGAGTACGTGGTGCCCGCCGCGCTGAGCGACGCCGCGCAGCCCGGCACCCGGGTCAAGGTGCGGTTCGGCGGCCAGGATGTCGACGGCTACCTGCTCGAGCGCGCGGAGCAGGCGGAGCACGAGGGAACGCTGGCGCCGCTGCGCCGGGTCGTCTCGCCCGAGAGGGTCCTGACCCCGGAGGTGCGGGTGCTCGCACGAGCGGTCGCCGACCGTTACGCGGGGACACTCGCCGACGTGCTGCGCCTGGCGATCCCGGCGCGGCACGCCCGAGTCGAGGGCGCCCCCGCGGAGGCCCCACCCGCCACCGCGACTGCGGACGCCGACCGTGCCGACGCGCCCCGCCCCACGGTCGACGCCGAGCCGCCCTCCCGCGCGCCGGCGCCCTCGACCGCGTGGCAGCCCTACCGCGGTGGCCCGGCGTTCCTGCAGCACCTGACCGCCGGCGGCGCGCCGCGGGCTGTGCTGTCCGCGCTGCCTGGGCCAGCCGGGCAGCGTTGGCCCGACGCCCTCGCGCAGGCGGCCGCCGCGTGCGTCGCGGGCGGACGCGGGGTGCTGATCGTCGTCCCCGACGCCCGCGACGTCGTGCGGGTGTGCGAGGCCCTCGAGGCGTCGGGCATCGGCCCCTGGGCGGGCGGCGCCACGGGCGGGTTCGTCCGGCTCCTCGCCGATGACGGTCCGGCGCCCCGCTACCGCGCCTTCCTCGCCGCCCTGCGCGGCCAGGCCCGCGTCGTGGTGGGAACCCGTGCGGCGGCCTTCGCCCCGGTGGCCGATCTCGGCCTGGTGGTCTGCTGGGACGACGGCGACGACCTGCACGTGGAGCCGCGGACGCCGCACCCGCACGTGCGCGAGGTCCTCGCCCTGCGCGCGGCCCAGCAAGAGGCCGCCTTCCTGCTCGCCGGGCACGGCCGCACCGTCGAGGCACAGGCACTGGTCGAGCGCGGGTGGGCGCGGGAGGTGGCGGCCGAGCGGGCCGTGGTCCGCGCCCGCACCCCGCAGGTCCGCGCCCTGACCAGCGTCGAGCTCGCCCGCGAGGGGGCGGCTGGCGCCGCGCGGCTCCCCAGCCCGGCCATCCGCCTGATCCGCGAGCGCCTCGAGGCTGGCCCGGTGCTGGTCCAGGTGCCGCGCGCGGGGTACCTGCCGGTCGTGGCCTGCGGGAGGTGCCGCGCGGTCGCGCGGTGCGGAGCCTGCCACGGCGCCCTCGCGCTGGCGTCCGCGCAAGCGGTCCCGCAGTGCCAGTGGTGCGGGCGCCTCGCGACGGGCTGGCGGTGCCCCGAGTGCGGCGACGGCGGGTTGCGCTCGGTGCGTGTGGGCTCGGATCGCACGGCAGAGGAGCTGGGCCGGGCGTTCCCCGGGGTGGCGGTGCGGTCCTCAGGCGCCCGTGCCGCGACAGGCGTCCTCGCGACAGTCCCCGACTCGCCGGCGCTCGTGGTCGCCACGACCGGCGCGGAGCCGGTGTGCGAGGCGGGCTATGCGGCGGCCGTGCTGCTGGACGCGGGCGTCGGCTCGACGTCGACCTCGCTGAGCGCGGGCGAGGACGCGGTGCGCCGCTGGCTCGCCGCCGCGGCCCTGGTTCGGCCGCACGGAGAGGGTGGCGTGGTCGCGCTCGTCGGAGACGGCGCGCCCGGCCCCACGCAGGCGCTGGTCCGCTGGGACCCCGCAGGACTGGCCGCACGCGATCTGCTCGAGCGCCAGACGCTGGCGCTGCCCCCGGTCGTCCGGGTGGCCGCCGTGACCGGGACGCGCGAGGCAGTGCAGGCCGTCGTCGACCGCCTCGAGCTGCCGCCCGGCGGGGGGGTGCTGGGGCCTGTGCCGGTCGTCGGCGGGTCCTCGCAGATCGGCGTGGCGCGACGTGCGGGCGCAGCGCGCGGCGCCGCCCAAGAGACGCTCGACGCCGAGGTGCGGGTGCTGATCCGCGCCCCGCTCGCGGAGGGCCAGGCGATGGCCCGCACCCTCGCGGCGTCGCTCGCGGTGCGCAGCGCGCGCCATGAGGGCGGGATCGTCCGGGCGCAGGTGGACCCGGCGGAGATGCTGTGACGCGCGACCGGTCGCCGATCGAGGCGGTCGTCTTCGACCTGGGCAACGTCCTCGTCCAGTGGGACCCGTACCTCCCGTTCACGGGCCGCCTGACCCGGGACGAGGTCGACGCGCTCTTCGACGAGGTGGACTTCGCCGCGTTCAACCACCTGCAGGACGCTGGCCGGCCGTGGGCTGAGGCGCTCCAGGCGGTGCGCGAGCGCCACCCGCGTCACCTGGCGGCCCTGACCCTGTACCGCGACAACTTCGCGGCCTCGCTGCCCGGGCCGGTGCCGGGATCAGCCGCCGTGGTCGCGGACCTGCGGGCGGCGGGGGTGCGGCTGCTCGGGCTGACCAACTGGTCTGCCGAGACGTTCCACCACGCGGCGCCCGCGGCGCCGGCCATCGACCTGCTCGAGGACGTCCTGGTCTCCGGGGAGGTCTTGCTGGCGAAGCCGGACCCGCGGATCTTCCAGCTGCTCGCGGACCGGTTCCGGCTGGTCCCGTCCCGGACGGTGTTCGTGGACGACTCCCCGGCGAACGTCGCCGCGGCGTCAGGGGAGGGGTTCGACGCGGTGCTGTTCACCGGCGCGACGGCGCTGCGGGGGGACCTGGCGGCTCGCGGCCTGCCGGTGTGACGCGTCACAGCCGACGCTCCGGGCGCGAGGCGGGGCCCGTGCGGGCACCTAGGATCGAGGGATGCGACTGCTCTTCGCCGGCACCCCCGAGGTGGCTGTTCCCGCGCTCGACGCCCTCCTCGACTCACGGCACGACGTGGTGGCGGTGCTGACCCGCCCGGACGCCCGATCCGGTCGTGGCCGCACGCTCGCCCCCAGCCCGGTGAAGCGGCGGGCCCTCGAGGCCGGCGTCGAGGTGCTGACACCGCCGAGCCCGCGGGACCCGGAGTTCCAGGCACGCCTGGCGGAGCTCGCCGTGCACGTGGCCCCGGTCGTCGCGTATGGGGCCCTGGTCCCCGCGGCGGCGCTGGGCATCCCGACGCACGGCTGGGTGAACCTGCACTTCTCGGTGCTCCCCGCGTGGCGGGGCGCCGCGCCGGTGCAGCGCGCCATCATCGCGGGCGACGAGGTCACGGGGGCGAGCACGTTCCTCCTCGAGGAGGGCCTGGACACCGGGCCGGTCTTCGGGACGCTGACCGAGACGATCCGTCCCCGGGACACCGCGGGCGACCTGCTCGGGCGGTTGTCCGTGGCGGGCGCGAGCCTGCTGGCCCGCACGCTGGACGCCATCGAGGACGGGATCCTCAGCCCCGTCCCCCAACCACACGACGGGGTGAGCCTGGCCCCGCGGCTCGAGGTCGAGGACGCACGGGTGCGGTGGGAGCACCCCGCGTACGCGGTGGACCGGCTCGTGCGCGGGTGCACGCCGGCGCCCGGCGCCTGGACGCTGCTGCCGGACGGGTCCCGTCTCGGGCTCGGACCGCTGACCGCTGACCCGGAGGTGACGGACCTGGCGCCAGGCGAGCTCCGCCTCGGCAAGCGGCACGTGCACGTGGGCACGGCCACCTCCGCGGTGCGGCTCGGCGAGGTCACTCCGGCCGGGAAGCGCACGATGGACGCGAGC
The sequence above is a segment of the Cellulomonas chengniuliangii genome. Coding sequences within it:
- a CDS encoding primosomal protein N', whose translation is MPVDGEGVAQGEQLTLLDLPAAPAPKGRARLARDGVQPAAELPVARVCVDLPPAHLDRPFEYVVPAALSDAAQPGTRVKVRFGGQDVDGYLLERAEQAEHEGTLAPLRRVVSPERVLTPEVRVLARAVADRYAGTLADVLRLAIPARHARVEGAPAEAPPATATADADRADAPRPTVDAEPPSRAPAPSTAWQPYRGGPAFLQHLTAGGAPRAVLSALPGPAGQRWPDALAQAAAACVAGGRGVLIVVPDARDVVRVCEALEASGIGPWAGGATGGFVRLLADDGPAPRYRAFLAALRGQARVVVGTRAAAFAPVADLGLVVCWDDGDDLHVEPRTPHPHVREVLALRAAQQEAAFLLAGHGRTVEAQALVERGWAREVAAERAVVRARTPQVRALTSVELAREGAAGAARLPSPAIRLIRERLEAGPVLVQVPRAGYLPVVACGRCRAVARCGACHGALALASAQAVPQCQWCGRLATGWRCPECGDGGLRSVRVGSDRTAEELGRAFPGVAVRSSGARAATGVLATVPDSPALVVATTGAEPVCEAGYAAAVLLDAGVGSTSTSLSAGEDAVRRWLAAAALVRPHGEGGVVALVGDGAPGPTQALVRWDPAGLAARDLLERQTLALPPVVRVAAVTGTREAVQAVVDRLELPPGGGVLGPVPVVGGSSQIGVARRAGAARGAAQETLDAEVRVLIRAPLAEGQAMARTLAASLAVRSARHEGGIVRAQVDPAEML
- a CDS encoding HAD family hydrolase, which translates into the protein MTRDRSPIEAVVFDLGNVLVQWDPYLPFTGRLTRDEVDALFDEVDFAAFNHLQDAGRPWAEALQAVRERHPRHLAALTLYRDNFAASLPGPVPGSAAVVADLRAAGVRLLGLTNWSAETFHHAAPAAPAIDLLEDVLVSGEVLLAKPDPRIFQLLADRFRLVPSRTVFVDDSPANVAAASGEGFDAVLFTGATALRGDLAARGLPV
- a CDS encoding methionyl-tRNA formyltransferase, which gives rise to MRLLFAGTPEVAVPALDALLDSRHDVVAVLTRPDARSGRGRTLAPSPVKRRALEAGVEVLTPPSPRDPEFQARLAELAVHVAPVVAYGALVPAAALGIPTHGWVNLHFSVLPAWRGAAPVQRAIIAGDEVTGASTFLLEEGLDTGPVFGTLTETIRPRDTAGDLLGRLSVAGASLLARTLDAIEDGILSPVPQPHDGVSLAPRLEVEDARVRWEHPAYAVDRLVRGCTPAPGAWTLLPDGSRLGLGPLTADPEVTDLAPGELRLGKRHVHVGTATSAVRLGEVTPAGKRTMDASAWARGARLGDGSPLRDGIRLGAAAPVDDDAERAEAQA